A genomic window from Filimonas effusa includes:
- a CDS encoding exodeoxyribonuclease III, whose product MRIISYNVNGIRSAITKGFIDWLKTDPADIICLQETKAHKDNVDYAAIEALGYSTYWFSAEKKGYSGVAVFTRIHPDNTYFGNGIMQSDAEGRVIRLDFGDISVVNAYFPSGTSGDLRQTYKYQWLDEFYAYLQVLRETRPNLVVCGDYNIAHKEIDIHDPKGNKNSSGFLPEERAWMDKFLQHGFIDTLRVFRPEPHQYSWWSMRFPTVRLQNKGWRIDYITVTEPLRERLADACIYPDVKHSDHCPIYLEIK is encoded by the coding sequence ATGCGCATCATTTCCTATAACGTCAATGGCATACGCAGTGCTATTACCAAGGGTTTTATCGATTGGCTCAAGACCGATCCGGCAGACATCATCTGTTTACAGGAGACCAAGGCGCATAAGGACAATGTAGATTATGCTGCGATAGAGGCTTTGGGGTATAGTACTTACTGGTTTTCGGCGGAGAAGAAAGGATATAGCGGTGTGGCGGTTTTTACACGTATACATCCTGACAATACTTATTTCGGCAATGGCATTATGCAAAGCGATGCCGAGGGGCGTGTGATACGTCTTGATTTTGGTGATATCAGTGTTGTAAATGCTTATTTTCCTTCGGGAACAAGCGGCGATTTACGCCAGACCTATAAATACCAGTGGCTTGATGAGTTTTATGCATACCTGCAGGTATTGCGTGAGACGCGTCCGAACCTGGTGGTATGCGGCGATTACAATATTGCGCATAAGGAGATAGACATTCATGATCCTAAGGGCAATAAAAATTCTTCGGGATTTTTGCCTGAAGAAAGGGCCTGGATGGACAAGTTTTTGCAGCATGGGTTTATAGATACGTTGCGGGTATTCAGGCCGGAGCCGCACCAGTACAGCTGGTGGAGCATGCGTTTTCCGACGGTGCGATTGCAGAACAAGGGCTGGCGTATAGATTATATTACCGTTACCGAGCCTTTACGGGAGCGGCTTGCCGATGCGTGTATCTATCCTGATGTAAAGCACAGTGATCATTGTCCGATATATCTTGAAATAAAATAA
- a CDS encoding LOG family protein — translation MNKAPERIIPADADNAYLEGPKPRMNELVFAWEVFTGFLKGFRTLHFVGPCITVFGSARFKPGHAYYEAAVEFGKRIAGMGMTTMTGGGPGIMEAANKGAFENQGMSVGCNIILPHEQHANPYVHKSINIKYFFVRKVLLVKYSYAFIILPGGFGTMDEFFETLTLVQTRTISDFPIVLFGTEYYKPLLSAMEDMAKQGTISPEDMNLVLITDDIDEAIAHVSRYISSNYKVKRRRWGNNKW, via the coding sequence ATGAATAAAGCTCCGGAGAGAATTATACCTGCTGATGCTGATAATGCTTACCTCGAAGGCCCTAAGCCACGAATGAATGAACTGGTCTTCGCCTGGGAGGTTTTTACTGGCTTTCTGAAAGGTTTCCGTACACTGCATTTCGTTGGCCCCTGTATCACCGTTTTTGGATCTGCCCGCTTTAAACCAGGCCATGCCTATTATGAAGCTGCCGTAGAATTTGGTAAACGTATCGCCGGAATGGGAATGACCACAATGACAGGCGGCGGTCCCGGTATCATGGAAGCCGCCAATAAAGGCGCATTCGAGAACCAGGGTATGTCCGTAGGTTGTAATATTATATTACCACATGAACAGCACGCCAACCCATATGTGCACAAATCCATTAATATAAAGTACTTCTTCGTCCGCAAGGTCTTGCTCGTAAAATACTCCTACGCATTTATTATCCTGCCTGGCGGTTTTGGTACTATGGATGAATTCTTCGAAACGCTTACCCTCGTTCAAACGCGTACCATCAGCGATTTCCCTATCGTGCTCTTTGGTACCGAATATTATAAACCCCTCCTTTCCGCTATGGAAGATATGGCCAAACAAGGCACCATCTCCCCCGAAGACATGAACCTGGTCCTCATCACCGACGACATCGATGAAGCCATCGCCCACGTGTCCAGGTATATCTCTTCTAATTATAAAGTCAAAAGAAGGAGATGGGGAAATAACAAATGGTAA